One genomic region from Serinus canaria isolate serCan28SL12 chromosome 7, serCan2020, whole genome shotgun sequence encodes:
- the TNFAIP6 gene encoding tumor necrosis factor-inducible gene 6 protein: MLALLLLSALLWHRAAAWGFRDGVLHNSIWLERAAGVYHREARSGKYRLTFAEARAVCEYEGGHLATLQQLEAARKIGFHVCAAGWMAKGRVGYPIVKAGANCGFGKTGIVDYGIRLNRSERWDAYCYNPNGKECGGVFTDSKHVFKSPGYPNEYENEQVCYWHIRVSYGHRIHLQFLEFDLEEDTACLADFLEVYDSYDDVNGFVGRFCGDELPDDIISTGNVMTLKFLTDASVTAGGFQIRYSSLDMPALPKNASAQGKSPFLPGKFGIM; encoded by the exons ATGCTcgcactgctgctcctctctgccctgctctggcaccgagctgcagcctggggctTCAGGGATGGCGTGCTGCACAACTCCATCTGGCTAG agcgGGCGGCCGGCGTGTACCACCGCGAGGCGCGCTCCGGCAAGTACCGGCTGACCTTCGCCGAGGCGCGCGCTGTGTGCGAGTACGAGGGAGGACACCTGGCCacgctgcagcagctggaggcagctcgGAAAATAG gtTTCCAcgtgtgtgctgctggctggatggccaaGGGCAGAGTTGGCTATCCCATAGTAAAAGCTGGAGCCAACTGTGGCTTTGGCAAGACTGGGATTGTTGATTATGGAATTCGCCTCAACAGGAGCGAGAGGTGGGACGCCTACTGCTACAACCCCAACG GAAAAGAGTGTGGCGGAGTCTTCACGGATTCCAAACACGTTTTCAAGTCTCCGGGTTACCCGAACGAGTACGAGAACGAGCAGGTGTGCTACTGGCACATCAGGGTCAGCTACGGGCACAGGATCCACCTGCAGTTCCTGGAGTTCGACCTGGAGGAGGACACGGCCTGCCTGGCCGACTTCCTCGAGGTCTACGACAGCTACGACGACGTCAACGGCTTTGTGGGCAG gttttgtGGCGATGAGTTGCCAGATGACATCATCAGCACAG GGAATGTGATGACGCTGAAGTTCCTGACGGACGCCTCGGTGACCGCGGGCGGGTTCCAGATCCGCTACTCCAGCCTGGACATGCCCGCCCTGCCCAAAAACGCCTCAGCCCAGGGCAAGAGCCCCTTCCTGCCTGGGAAATTTGGGATCATGTGA